Proteins from a genomic interval of Maniola hyperantus chromosome 1, iAphHyp1.2, whole genome shotgun sequence:
- the LOC117993487 gene encoding tubulin glycylase 3A-like isoform X1, translating into MNTMPNRKRKLLKRKKNKKFDKGGLKRIFSPFYKLNYSARQASNNTRMTHETIQFSAGLSSKEKSYVISSCQKKSNRYVDLKIIASKAIRDNKIFIIYGSCNAVKEALLERGWVEKMPTNRMNLSKIRTDIFSSKTKIQNELERLLLSNFVEKHNPNFVWRTKDERRDTTIDMKNDCNVIINKLETDATWTSKQGLCSSIKRNYWFHIEDEAEVNSPRSYNTSDYGDIECFVKDYKITACTSLLKWILSMVANDRPIFVTSGNISMKVMVFAINRCKEYLLRKQNKDIDQPIQTISNRQWDSFLKKYYCIIAKDDVFQPDKANKLPVYLSYSKFLLKEIHKYRPQLSCEGCHNIWIIKPGCCSRGRGIRMASKLGVIMNLLNKANTKYVIQKYIEEPLLIHETKFDIRQYYLVTSTYPLIIWMYKDCYLKFSSQKYSLKDYHESIHLTNNAVQRKYGNCSGRHADLPNNNMWDLDKYKSYLNKIGQDDAWDTIIYPGMKKSIVSIMLSCQDSLSVSKNRFELYGCDFLLDKEYKPWLIEINSCPDLNHTTHVTAKICPAVVSDIIKVVIDYSNNPKASTGRFQRIYRQPITTPRYTNAVELSLRGYSLPIEYFYKGKIEVHETYEDPKFGKQYDVKEVLHSLKQAYNTETIVKQPDKDFSFPDKKKRASMHKTVSEYEMNVAASVINGQLDELMEKITSEGSSSTENDVKLDLRSCPSSQKSLNPIQNVRSVTDFKTLFKKSANQLTALDDIIKTFSFSKLDDGPHGKGSVIECRAIEEIIEHSIKMKYPRHKTKISCNTLHKTY; encoded by the exons ATGAATACAATGCCAAATAGAAAGAGAAAACTTTTGAAGCGGAAAAAG AATAAAAAGTTTGATAAAGGTGGATTAAAGAGGATCTTCTCTCctttttataaattgaattattCGGCACGACAAGCAAGCAATAATACAAGAATGACGCACGAAACGATTCAATTCTCTGCTGGTTTGTCTAGTAAGGAAAAATCCTATGTTATTAGCAGTTGTCAAAAAAAATCTAACAGATACGTGGACTTAAAAATAATAGCTTCAAAAGCTATAAGAGACAAtaagatttttataatatacggAAGCTGTAATGCAGTAAAAGAGGCATTATTAGAACGGGGTTGGGTCGAGAAAATGCCGACAAACCGAATGAACCTATCAAAAATACGAACAGATATTTTCTCAAGTAAaactaaaatacaaaatgaacTTGAAAGACTTCTTTTATCCAATTTTGTTGAAAAACATAATCCGAATTTTGTTTGGCGTACAAAAGACGAACGTCGAGACACTACCATTGACATGAAAAACGattgtaatgtaatcattaACAAATTAGAAACTGATGCGACGTGGACTTCAAAACAAGGGCTCTGTTCTTCGATAAAAAGAAACTattggtttcatatagaagacgaAGCTGAAGTTAACAGTCCTCGGTCATACAACACATCTGACTATGGTGATATTGAATGTTTTGTAAAAGATTATAAAATCACTGCCTGTACGAGCTTATTGAAATGGATATTGTCAATGGTCGCTAACGACAGACCTATTTTCGTCACTTCAGGAAACATTTCTATGAAAGTCATGGTTTTTGCAATAAACCGTTGTAAAGAATATCTGTTGAGGAAGCAAAATAAAGATATTGATCAGCCAATACAGACTATAAGCAATCGTCAATGGGATTCTTTTTTGAAGAAATATTATTGCATAATAGCTAAAGATGATGTTTTTCAGCCTGACAAAGCAAATAAGCTTCCTGTATATTTGAGCTACTCGAAATTTTTGCTAAAAGAAATCCACAAATATAGGCCGCAGTTGAGCTGTGAAGGTTGTCACAACATTTGGATCATCAAGCCTGGCTGTTGCTCGAGAGGCAGGGGCATTCGCATGGCTTCTAAACTGGGAGTAATCATGAACTTACTGAACAAAGcaaatacaaaatatgtaatacaaaaatatattg agGAACCACTGCTCATCCATGAAACAAAATTTGACATTAGACAATACTACCTTGTAACGAGCACATATCCTCTTATCATTTGGATGTATAAAGATTGCTATTTAAAATTCAGCTCACAGAAGTACAGTTTAAAAGATTACCATGAATCGATTCATCTTACGAACAATGCCGTTCAAAGAAAATATGGAAACTGTTCAGGTAGGCATGCCGACTTGCCAAACAACAATATGTGGGACTTGGACAAATACAAaagttatttgaataaaattggcCAAGATGATGCTTGGGACACAATTATTTACCCAGGAATGAAAAAGTCAATAGTTAGTATCATGCTGAGTTGCCAGGACTCATTGTCTGTAAGCAAGAATCGTTTTGAATTATATGGATGCGACTTTTTACTTGATAAGGAATACAAGCCATGGCTTATAGAAATCAACTCTTGCCCAGATTTAAACCATACCACGCACGTTACTGCCAAAATTTGTCCAGCTGTAGTGTCAGATATAATCAAAG ttgTTATCGACTATTCGAACAATCCAAAGGCTTCTACCGGAAGATTTCAACGTATCTATCGACAGCCCATAACAACGCCACGCTATACTAATGCTGTCGAATTATCTCTGCGCGGATATTCATTGCCCATAGAATACTTTTACAAAGGAAAAATTGAAGTACATGAAACCTATGAAGATCCTAAATTTGGCAAACAATACGATGTAAAAGAAGTGCTTCATTCATTGAAACAGGCTTACAATACGGAAACGATAGTGAAACAGCCAGATAAAGATTTCAGCTTTCCAGATAAAAAGAAAAGAGCCAGTATGCATAAAACTGTATCCGAGTACGAAATGAACGTCGCAGCTAGTGTTATAAACGGGCAACTAGACGAGTTGATGGAAAAAATAACATCCGAAGGTAGTTCCAGTACTGAGAATGATGTGAAACTTGATTTGCGTTCTTGTCCATCTTCGCAGAAGTCTCTAAAtccaatacaaaatgttcgcaGCGTCACTGACTTTAAAactctttttaaaaaatcagcAAATCAACTTACAGCACTGGATGATATCATCAAAACATTTAGTTttagtaaactagatgatggACCGCATGGTAAAGGCAGTGTTATAGAATGCAGAGCCATTGAAGAAATTATTGAACATTCCATAAAAATGAAATACCCACGTCACAAAACCAAAATAAGCTGTAATACTTTACACAAGACATATTAA
- the LOC117993487 gene encoding tubulin glycylase 3A-like isoform X2: protein MTHETIQFSAGLSSKEKSYVISSCQKKSNRYVDLKIIASKAIRDNKIFIIYGSCNAVKEALLERGWVEKMPTNRMNLSKIRTDIFSSKTKIQNELERLLLSNFVEKHNPNFVWRTKDERRDTTIDMKNDCNVIINKLETDATWTSKQGLCSSIKRNYWFHIEDEAEVNSPRSYNTSDYGDIECFVKDYKITACTSLLKWILSMVANDRPIFVTSGNISMKVMVFAINRCKEYLLRKQNKDIDQPIQTISNRQWDSFLKKYYCIIAKDDVFQPDKANKLPVYLSYSKFLLKEIHKYRPQLSCEGCHNIWIIKPGCCSRGRGIRMASKLGVIMNLLNKANTKYVIQKYIEEPLLIHETKFDIRQYYLVTSTYPLIIWMYKDCYLKFSSQKYSLKDYHESIHLTNNAVQRKYGNCSGRHADLPNNNMWDLDKYKSYLNKIGQDDAWDTIIYPGMKKSIVSIMLSCQDSLSVSKNRFELYGCDFLLDKEYKPWLIEINSCPDLNHTTHVTAKICPAVVSDIIKVVIDYSNNPKASTGRFQRIYRQPITTPRYTNAVELSLRGYSLPIEYFYKGKIEVHETYEDPKFGKQYDVKEVLHSLKQAYNTETIVKQPDKDFSFPDKKKRASMHKTVSEYEMNVAASVINGQLDELMEKITSEGSSSTENDVKLDLRSCPSSQKSLNPIQNVRSVTDFKTLFKKSANQLTALDDIIKTFSFSKLDDGPHGKGSVIECRAIEEIIEHSIKMKYPRHKTKISCNTLHKTY, encoded by the exons ATGACGCACGAAACGATTCAATTCTCTGCTGGTTTGTCTAGTAAGGAAAAATCCTATGTTATTAGCAGTTGTCAAAAAAAATCTAACAGATACGTGGACTTAAAAATAATAGCTTCAAAAGCTATAAGAGACAAtaagatttttataatatacggAAGCTGTAATGCAGTAAAAGAGGCATTATTAGAACGGGGTTGGGTCGAGAAAATGCCGACAAACCGAATGAACCTATCAAAAATACGAACAGATATTTTCTCAAGTAAaactaaaatacaaaatgaacTTGAAAGACTTCTTTTATCCAATTTTGTTGAAAAACATAATCCGAATTTTGTTTGGCGTACAAAAGACGAACGTCGAGACACTACCATTGACATGAAAAACGattgtaatgtaatcattaACAAATTAGAAACTGATGCGACGTGGACTTCAAAACAAGGGCTCTGTTCTTCGATAAAAAGAAACTattggtttcatatagaagacgaAGCTGAAGTTAACAGTCCTCGGTCATACAACACATCTGACTATGGTGATATTGAATGTTTTGTAAAAGATTATAAAATCACTGCCTGTACGAGCTTATTGAAATGGATATTGTCAATGGTCGCTAACGACAGACCTATTTTCGTCACTTCAGGAAACATTTCTATGAAAGTCATGGTTTTTGCAATAAACCGTTGTAAAGAATATCTGTTGAGGAAGCAAAATAAAGATATTGATCAGCCAATACAGACTATAAGCAATCGTCAATGGGATTCTTTTTTGAAGAAATATTATTGCATAATAGCTAAAGATGATGTTTTTCAGCCTGACAAAGCAAATAAGCTTCCTGTATATTTGAGCTACTCGAAATTTTTGCTAAAAGAAATCCACAAATATAGGCCGCAGTTGAGCTGTGAAGGTTGTCACAACATTTGGATCATCAAGCCTGGCTGTTGCTCGAGAGGCAGGGGCATTCGCATGGCTTCTAAACTGGGAGTAATCATGAACTTACTGAACAAAGcaaatacaaaatatgtaatacaaaaatatattg agGAACCACTGCTCATCCATGAAACAAAATTTGACATTAGACAATACTACCTTGTAACGAGCACATATCCTCTTATCATTTGGATGTATAAAGATTGCTATTTAAAATTCAGCTCACAGAAGTACAGTTTAAAAGATTACCATGAATCGATTCATCTTACGAACAATGCCGTTCAAAGAAAATATGGAAACTGTTCAGGTAGGCATGCCGACTTGCCAAACAACAATATGTGGGACTTGGACAAATACAAaagttatttgaataaaattggcCAAGATGATGCTTGGGACACAATTATTTACCCAGGAATGAAAAAGTCAATAGTTAGTATCATGCTGAGTTGCCAGGACTCATTGTCTGTAAGCAAGAATCGTTTTGAATTATATGGATGCGACTTTTTACTTGATAAGGAATACAAGCCATGGCTTATAGAAATCAACTCTTGCCCAGATTTAAACCATACCACGCACGTTACTGCCAAAATTTGTCCAGCTGTAGTGTCAGATATAATCAAAG ttgTTATCGACTATTCGAACAATCCAAAGGCTTCTACCGGAAGATTTCAACGTATCTATCGACAGCCCATAACAACGCCACGCTATACTAATGCTGTCGAATTATCTCTGCGCGGATATTCATTGCCCATAGAATACTTTTACAAAGGAAAAATTGAAGTACATGAAACCTATGAAGATCCTAAATTTGGCAAACAATACGATGTAAAAGAAGTGCTTCATTCATTGAAACAGGCTTACAATACGGAAACGATAGTGAAACAGCCAGATAAAGATTTCAGCTTTCCAGATAAAAAGAAAAGAGCCAGTATGCATAAAACTGTATCCGAGTACGAAATGAACGTCGCAGCTAGTGTTATAAACGGGCAACTAGACGAGTTGATGGAAAAAATAACATCCGAAGGTAGTTCCAGTACTGAGAATGATGTGAAACTTGATTTGCGTTCTTGTCCATCTTCGCAGAAGTCTCTAAAtccaatacaaaatgttcgcaGCGTCACTGACTTTAAAactctttttaaaaaatcagcAAATCAACTTACAGCACTGGATGATATCATCAAAACATTTAGTTttagtaaactagatgatggACCGCATGGTAAAGGCAGTGTTATAGAATGCAGAGCCATTGAAGAAATTATTGAACATTCCATAAAAATGAAATACCCACGTCACAAAACCAAAATAAGCTGTAATACTTTACACAAGACATATTAA